A genomic segment from Desulfallas thermosapovorans DSM 6562 encodes:
- the hypB gene encoding hydrogenase nickel incorporation protein HypB, producing MVKIITPEKTLHDNESIAKKNRNIINENGIIMINLIGGPGAGKTTLLEKTLRLLNDKFNVAVINGDPYTSYDAEKLAATGVVDVVQINTQNNCCLSAGMVARAIEQLPLEQLDLIIIENVGNILCTVDVDLGENFRLLAVSVTEGMHGPEKYPLAFRNAFAVAITKTDLLPHVNFNLGAYISQLMQLNSNLKIFPVSAEKDEGTEDWSQLIGRMLWKGRRFINVN from the coding sequence ATGGTTAAAATTATAACACCGGAAAAAACATTACATGACAATGAAAGTATAGCTAAGAAAAATAGAAACATAATTAACGAAAACGGTATTATCATGATTAACTTAATTGGTGGACCTGGTGCCGGTAAAACCACCCTCTTGGAAAAAACCCTGCGCCTGTTAAACGATAAATTTAATGTTGCCGTGATCAATGGTGACCCGTACACCTCATATGACGCTGAAAAGTTAGCTGCCACAGGTGTTGTGGATGTAGTACAAATAAATACCCAAAATAATTGCTGTCTGAGTGCGGGTATGGTAGCCCGGGCAATTGAGCAATTGCCCCTTGAACAGCTTGATCTAATTATAATTGAAAATGTAGGTAATATTTTATGCACGGTTGATGTTGATTTGGGTGAAAACTTTAGGCTGCTTGCCGTTAGTGTAACAGAGGGTATGCACGGGCCTGAAAAGTATCCCCTGGCATTCAGGAACGCCTTTGCAGTTGCCATTACCAAGACAGATTTGTTACCCCATGTTAATTTTAACCTGGGAGCATATATAAGCCAGTTAATGCAACTAAACAGCAACCTGAAAATATTCCCGGTCTCGGCTGAAAAAGACGAAGGTACGGAAGATTGGAGCCAGTTAATTGGGAGAATGCTTTGGAAAGGAAGAAGGTTTATCAATGTGAATTAA
- the pdxS gene encoding pyridoxal 5'-phosphate synthase lyase subunit PdxS — MAEKGTWTVKKGLAEMLKGGVIMDVTTPEQAKIAEEAGACAVMALERVPADIRAAGGVARMADPTVIIRIMDAVTIPVMAKARIGHFVEAQILEALGVDYIDESEVLTPADEQHHIDKHAFKVPFVCGARNLGEALRRIAEGAAMIRTKGEPGTGNVVEAVRHMRMVMGEIRRVQNLPREELMSVAKEMGAPYELLLDVANNGRLPVVNFAAGGIATPADAALMMQLGCDGIFVGSGIFKSNDPQARAKAIVAATTHYNDPKILAEISRDLGEAMPGLEISTIAPGQRMQDRGW, encoded by the coding sequence GTGGCTGAAAAGGGGACATGGACAGTTAAAAAAGGTCTGGCTGAAATGCTCAAGGGCGGAGTAATTATGGATGTCACCACCCCTGAACAAGCCAAAATAGCTGAAGAAGCGGGAGCCTGTGCAGTAATGGCGTTGGAGAGGGTTCCCGCTGATATACGTGCAGCCGGTGGAGTGGCCAGGATGGCCGATCCCACTGTTATAATACGAATTATGGATGCAGTTACTATACCGGTAATGGCCAAGGCAAGAATCGGTCATTTTGTGGAGGCGCAAATACTCGAGGCTTTGGGTGTTGACTATATAGACGAAAGCGAAGTACTTACACCGGCGGATGAACAGCACCATATAGATAAGCATGCCTTTAAAGTACCATTTGTATGCGGTGCCCGTAATTTGGGTGAAGCCCTCAGGCGTATTGCCGAAGGTGCGGCGATGATTCGTACCAAGGGTGAACCCGGCACGGGTAACGTGGTGGAAGCTGTTCGCCACATGCGTATGGTAATGGGGGAAATACGCCGGGTGCAGAACCTGCCCAGGGAAGAATTGATGAGTGTGGCCAAAGAGATGGGTGCACCCTATGAATTACTTTTGGATGTGGCCAACAACGGTAGATTGCCGGTAGTGAATTTTGCCGCCGGTGGTATTGCTACCCCGGCGGATGCAGCATTAATGATGCAACTGGGTTGTGACGGTATTTTTGTTGGTTCGGGGATATTTAAATCTAATGATCCCCAGGCCCGGGCCAAGGCTATTGTGGCCGCCACCACACATTATAATGATCCTAAAATACTGGCCGAAATTTCCCGGGATCTGGGTGAAGCCATGCCCGGTCTTGAAATATCCACTATTGCGCCCGGGCAGCGTATGCAGGACAGAGGTTGGTAA
- the pdxT gene encoding pyridoxal 5'-phosphate synthase glutaminase subunit PdxT: protein MLVGVLALQGAFREHQRSLEKCGVSTCQVRKASELHSVDALVIPGGESTTMGKLMSEFELMKPILDLAHQGMPIFGTCAGLIMLAKQIRNSRQQTLGLMDIEVERNAYGRQVDSFETDLNIPVLGAEPLRAVFIRAPYITKVAEGVDVLAYCDDKIVCARQDRFLVAAFHPELTSDLRMHQYFISLIAAKTPA, encoded by the coding sequence ATGCTAGTAGGTGTACTCGCCTTACAGGGTGCCTTTCGGGAGCACCAGCGCTCTTTGGAAAAATGCGGCGTTTCAACTTGCCAGGTGAGAAAGGCGTCGGAACTGCATAGCGTTGATGCTTTGGTTATTCCAGGTGGTGAAAGCACCACGATGGGTAAATTAATGAGCGAATTTGAATTAATGAAACCCATACTGGATTTGGCTCATCAAGGTATGCCCATTTTCGGTACCTGTGCCGGGTTGATTATGCTGGCCAAACAAATCAGGAACTCCCGGCAGCAAACACTGGGTTTAATGGATATAGAGGTGGAGAGAAACGCCTATGGGCGGCAGGTGGACAGTTTTGAAACAGATTTGAATATACCTGTTTTAGGGGCTGAGCCACTCAGGGCGGTTTTTATCAGGGCCCCTTATATAACTAAAGTGGCTGAAGGTGTGGATGTGCTGGCCTATTGCGATGATAAAATAGTATGTGCCCGTCAAGATCGCTTTCTGGTGGCGGCTTTTCACCCGGAGTTGACCAGTGACCTGCGCATGCACCAGTACTTTATCTCGTTAATCGCCGCTAAAACTCCCGCCTAA